CTCGTCTGCTGCTGAACATCCGGCAAGCGAACCCATGAGGAGCGAAGCTGCGGCGCCGACAAGCGCCACCTTCGTCAGTTGTGCCCTCATCATTGAGTCTCCTTCGTTGAAATGTGACCTTGAGGCATGACAGTACTCGAAAACTTCGGGAAAGTTAACACTTGGAATGATATTTATGGGCATAGGCTACTCACAACGTCGCACCGAAGCCAGTCCACACCGGACGAAATGAGCACGGATGGCGTTCAACTGCTTGGATTATCGAGGGAGGCAGAGCATGGCACCGGATGGACCCGATCGGCTGAGCCGCCAGGCACGGCAGAATCGCATCATCGATCACCTCACGCGGGAGGGCAGCGCAAGCGCGGCGGAGCTGGTCGAGCTCACCGGTCGAAGCCTCATGACGATCCACCGCGACATTGACGAGCTCGCGGCGAAGGGCTTTATCCGCAAGTTCCACGGCGGCGTCTCCGCCCTTCCGACAAGCGTCTTCGAGTCCAGCGCCGAATTTCGCCTCACTCGCAACCCGGCGGCGAAGAGCGCTCTGGCCAAAACAGCATCCGAGCTCATCGAACCCGGTATGTCGGTGATGGTCGACGACTCGACGACCTGCCTCGCGCTCGCGCCCTTCCTGGCCGAGATCGCCCCGCTCACTGTGCTGACAAACTTTCGGCAGCTGGGCGAAGAGCTGCGACTGAGCGAGAGCATCCACCTGATCATGATCGGCGGCACCTACTCACGATCGCACGACTCGTACATCGGCCCTCCCGACATCACAGGGCTCGGCAGTTACTCGGTCGACGTCGTGTTTCAGTCGACGTCGACAATGAACGCGTCGTGGACTTTCCACCAGGAGCAAGACGTGGTGTCGATGAAGCGCGTGATGCTCGGCGCCGGCGCGCGGCGCGTGCTCATGATGGACGCGAGCAAGGTCGGCAAGACCTCGCTTCACCGTTATGTCGAAGTCTCGGAGTTCAGCGACCTTGTCGTCACCGACGACGTGGAGCGCACGTTTCTTGACAGCATCGACGAATCGGTCGAGGTTCATCTCGCCCGGGTGTAGGCAATCTTCACAACTCTTGTTATTGTTACCATCCATAATGCTATTTTGGGGCGAGGCCGACTGGGCCGGGTCCGATGCAGGAAGGTGGGACCATGCACGTACTCTCAGCGGGCGACAACTTCGTTCTCCCCGAGCTGTTCCGCGACGCACTCCGCGAGCGCGTGGGGTCGCAGACGGACCTGACGTTCTCAGAGGTCACATTTCCCTGGCCACAGGTTCCCTTCGGCCCTGTCGGCACTGTGCAGGAAGCGACAGGATCGATCGACGAGATGATCGCCGCAGCATCCGGAGCCGACATCGCCGTCACCCAACTCGCACCGTTTACCAAAGAAGTGTTCGACGCATGCCCCAGCCTGAAGTTCGTGGGCGTGAGTCGTGGCGGCCCGGTCAACGTCGATCTCGAGGCGGCGACGGCCGCAGGTGTGCGCGTCTCGTTCGCACCGGGCCGTAACGCGCAGGCCGCCGCGGAGTTCACGATCGGCCTCATGCTCGCGGCAATGCGGCACATCTCCGAGGCGGATGCCGAGCTGAAGCGCGGCACCTGGCGCGGCGACTACTACAGCCACGACAGCGCGGGCACCGAGTTGGGCGGTTCAACTGTCGGCCTCGTGGGCTATGGCGCAATTGGGCGCATCGTTGCTCGTGTGCTGATCGCTTTCGGCGCCGAGGTCATCACCTACGACCCTTATGCGATGCCTGCCGACATCGAGAGCGACGGCGTCGGCCTCGTCTCGCTTGACGAGCTCGTGCAGCGCAGCAACGTCATCAGTCTGCACGCTCGGCTGACGCCGGAGACTGAGCACATCATCAATGCAGAAAGACTGCGTCGGATGCTGCCGGGCACCGTCATCGTCAATGCAGCACGCGGCGGCCTGCTCGACTACGCGCCGCTTCCCGAGCTGCTGCGCTCCGGGCACATCGGCGCACTCGCCCTCGACGTGTACGACGAGGAGCCGCCGGGGCCGGAGTGGCCGCTGTTCGACGCGCCGAACGTCGTGCTCTCCCCGCATCTTGCCGGTGCCTCGCAGCAGACGGCCGAGCGGGCGGCATCCATTATCGCCGGCGAAGCCGCACGCTTCATCGCCGGCGAACCCCTGCAGCACCTGGCAAACCCCGACGTTCTGAACCACTGATTTCCACAGCTCAACGTCGAGCAGAAACGAGTGAAACATGATTCTCGGAATCGACATCGGCACCTCCGTGACAAAGGCCGCGCTCATCGACCGTGACGGCACATCGCACAACCACGCGTCGACGAACTCCGCGCTCATCACGGGCCCGAACGGGCACGTCGAGCAGGATCTCGACGACGTTATGGACTCGGTTGCTCGCGTGGCGCGTGAGGTCGCGCACGCGGCATCCGAGCCCATTGAGGCTGTTGCGCTCACGGCGCAGGGCGACGGACTCTGGCTGCGCGACGCCGAGGGCGCGGCCGTGCGCAATCCGCTGTCGTGGATGGACGCACGCGCGTCAGACATCGTCGCCCGGTGGGGCGAGGGCGGGGCAGACAGCGTTACCGATCGGGTGTTTCGCCTGACCGGGTCAGGCGTGTTTCCCGGCTGCCACGCTGCGCTTCTCGCGTGGCTGGCCGAGCACGAGCCCGAGTCGTTCGAGAAGGCTGCCGTCGCCGGGTACTGCGCCGATGCCGTGTTACAGCGCCTCACGGGTGAAATCACCGTGGATGCGTCGGATGCCTCGCTGCCGTTTCTCGACGTGCGCACCCGTGAGTACGTCGACGAGGCCCTCGAGCTGTGCGGCATTGCGAACTGGCGGCACCTGCTCCCCGCTCCTGCGCCGGTCGACGCGACATTCTCACTGGATGCCGCGGGCGCGGAGCTTCTCGGCTTGCCGCTCGGCACCCCCGTCTCGAGTGGCCCGTACGACCTGCAGGCGTGCAGCTTCGGCGCGGGCGCGGAGCACGCGGGCGACGGCACGGTGATCATCGGCACGACGCTCGCGTGCCAGGTCTTCACTCACGACACCACGAACAAGCCGGAGTTCGAGCCGGCCGGCATGTGGCTCTGCACTCCCGACCCAGATCTCTATCTACGCGTCATGCCGTCGATGGTCGGCACCGCTGGGCTCGACTGGCTGCTCTCGATGTTTCAGCTCACGCCAAGCGACCTCACCAGGCTGCTCGATGAAAGCCCCGCCGGTGCGAACGGCGTGCGTGCGCTGTCGTTTCTGTCGCCCGCGGGTGAGCGCGCACCGTTCGTCGACCCGCTCGCGCGCGGCCAGTTCACCGGGCTCACCATCGCGAGCACGCGCGCCGACGTGGTGCGGGCACTCTGCGAGTCTGTGGTGTTCGCCGCACGGCACTGCCTCGAGGTGCTCGGCTTTGACGGCGAGCTGTCCGCCAGCGGCGGTGGCGTGCGATCCAGCGCGTGGGCGCAGCTGCTCGCCGACGTAATGGGCAGACCGATCTGGATTCCCCACGAAGCACAAGTGGGCATTCGCGGTGCCGCGCAGGTGGCGTGGAAACGGCTCGGCACGCCCGTCGACACCGATGCCTGGCGCACACAGCGAACGCGGCTCGACCCAAACCTCGACGCCCACGCCGCGCTCGAAGCCGGTTACCGCGAGTACCTTGCCGACCTCGCAGCAGCACGCGCTCAATGGAATCGCGCATGACCAGCACCGCTGACGCCCTCTGGGTGGGGATCGACCTCGGCACGCAGAGCGTGAAGGCGATCGTCGCGACAGAATCCGGTGAGATCAGCGCGTCAGGGCAGCACCCGCTCACGAGCATCCGGGATGCCGATTCCGGCCGTCATGAGCAAAACCCGAACGAATGGACGGATGCTGCCGCCTCAGCGATCGCTCAAGCGATGGCGCAACTGACGGACGCCGACCGGTCGCGCATCGCAGGGCTCTCGTACTGCTCAACGAGCGGCACCGTCGTTGTGCTCGACGACAACGGCGACCCCGCGACGACCGGCCTCATGTACGACGACTCGCGTGGGGCCGCCTTCGCCGATGCACTCCGCGATGCCGGCGCCGATCGCTGGATGAAGCTCGGCGTCGTCGTTCAGCCGGGCTGGGCGCTGTGCCGCATCGCCTGGTTTGCTCATGAGGGGCAGCTCCCGCCGGGGCATCGCATCGCCCACCAGGGCGATGTTCTTGCAGAGGCGATGACCGGCACGTGCATGCCCACCGACTGGTCGAGCGCGCTTAAGAGCGGATACGACGTGATCGCACACGAGTGGCCGCCTGACGTTTTCGCGACAGCATCCGTCGACCTCAGTCAGCTGCCCGAGGTCGTCGCACCCGGAACGCACGTCGGCGAGACCTCGGCCGCATGGGAGCAAGCGAGCGGACTCCCCTCGGGTACCCCGGTCTTCGCGGGAACAACAGACGGCTGCGCCGCTCAGCTCGGTGCGGGCGCACTCGCTCCCGGCGATTGGCACACTGTCGTCGGCACCACCCTTGTGCTCAAGGGGGTGACGCCGCATCTCATCAGCGACGGCTCCGGCGCGGTCTACTCGCACCGGGCACCCCACGGCGATTACTGGTTCCCCGGTGGCGCCTCCAACGTGGGAGCCGGCGCACTCACCGCGATCTTCCCCGACGCCGACCTGGCGGCGCTCGATGCTTCCGTCGGCGAGCGCACAGCCGCCATCACCCCGAGCTATCCGCTCACCCGCCGCGGCGAGCGCTTCCCGTTTCTCTCCGCCGACGCAGCGGGCTTCGCGCTCATGCCCGACTCCCGCCGGCTCGACGATCTCCGCACCCTCTCGCTCGAGGCGGGAGTCGAGTCTGTTTGGGCCGGCGTCGCCTGCGTCGAACGCCTGTGTTTCGATATGCTCACCAAGCACGGAGCCCCGCTCACCGGCCGCTTCTCCTCATCAGGCGGCGGCACGCGCGGCGCAACCTGGAACCGCATGCGCGCAAGCCTGCTCGACCGCCAGCTCGCGCTGCCTGAAACTGCAGAGGGCAGCCTGGGAATGGCGATTCTCGCGCGCTGGGGCGCGGGGCAGGCCGCATTCGCCGAGCCACTCGAGCTCGAGCGGGTAGCGTCGTCGATGAGCCGCATTCGCACGATCGTCGACCCGGATGCCGCTCTCGCAACGCGCCTGTCTGACACGTACAATGCGTTCCGCAGCGCGCTGACCTCTAAGGGG
The Paramicrobacterium chengjingii DNA segment above includes these coding regions:
- a CDS encoding FGGY-family carbohydrate kinase codes for the protein MTSTADALWVGIDLGTQSVKAIVATESGEISASGQHPLTSIRDADSGRHEQNPNEWTDAAASAIAQAMAQLTDADRSRIAGLSYCSTSGTVVVLDDNGDPATTGLMYDDSRGAAFADALRDAGADRWMKLGVVVQPGWALCRIAWFAHEGQLPPGHRIAHQGDVLAEAMTGTCMPTDWSSALKSGYDVIAHEWPPDVFATASVDLSQLPEVVAPGTHVGETSAAWEQASGLPSGTPVFAGTTDGCAAQLGAGALAPGDWHTVVGTTLVLKGVTPHLISDGSGAVYSHRAPHGDYWFPGGASNVGAGALTAIFPDADLAALDASVGERTAAITPSYPLTRRGERFPFLSADAAGFALMPDSRRLDDLRTLSLEAGVESVWAGVACVERLCFDMLTKHGAPLTGRFSSSGGGTRGATWNRMRASLLDRQLALPETAEGSLGMAILARWGAGQAAFAEPLELERVASSMSRIRTIVDPDAALATRLSDTYNAFRSALTSKGWIS
- a CDS encoding DeoR/GlpR family DNA-binding transcription regulator, which gives rise to MAPDGPDRLSRQARQNRIIDHLTREGSASAAELVELTGRSLMTIHRDIDELAAKGFIRKFHGGVSALPTSVFESSAEFRLTRNPAAKSALAKTASELIEPGMSVMVDDSTTCLALAPFLAEIAPLTVLTNFRQLGEELRLSESIHLIMIGGTYSRSHDSYIGPPDITGLGSYSVDVVFQSTSTMNASWTFHQEQDVVSMKRVMLGAGARRVLMMDASKVGKTSLHRYVEVSEFSDLVVTDDVERTFLDSIDESVEVHLARV
- a CDS encoding FGGY-family carbohydrate kinase — encoded protein: MILGIDIGTSVTKAALIDRDGTSHNHASTNSALITGPNGHVEQDLDDVMDSVARVAREVAHAASEPIEAVALTAQGDGLWLRDAEGAAVRNPLSWMDARASDIVARWGEGGADSVTDRVFRLTGSGVFPGCHAALLAWLAEHEPESFEKAAVAGYCADAVLQRLTGEITVDASDASLPFLDVRTREYVDEALELCGIANWRHLLPAPAPVDATFSLDAAGAELLGLPLGTPVSSGPYDLQACSFGAGAEHAGDGTVIIGTTLACQVFTHDTTNKPEFEPAGMWLCTPDPDLYLRVMPSMVGTAGLDWLLSMFQLTPSDLTRLLDESPAGANGVRALSFLSPAGERAPFVDPLARGQFTGLTIASTRADVVRALCESVVFAARHCLEVLGFDGELSASGGGVRSSAWAQLLADVMGRPIWIPHEAQVGIRGAAQVAWKRLGTPVDTDAWRTQRTRLDPNLDAHAALEAGYREYLADLAAARAQWNRA
- a CDS encoding 2-hydroxyacid dehydrogenase gives rise to the protein MHVLSAGDNFVLPELFRDALRERVGSQTDLTFSEVTFPWPQVPFGPVGTVQEATGSIDEMIAAASGADIAVTQLAPFTKEVFDACPSLKFVGVSRGGPVNVDLEAATAAGVRVSFAPGRNAQAAAEFTIGLMLAAMRHISEADAELKRGTWRGDYYSHDSAGTELGGSTVGLVGYGAIGRIVARVLIAFGAEVITYDPYAMPADIESDGVGLVSLDELVQRSNVISLHARLTPETEHIINAERLRRMLPGTVIVNAARGGLLDYAPLPELLRSGHIGALALDVYDEEPPGPEWPLFDAPNVVLSPHLAGASQQTAERAASIIAGEAARFIAGEPLQHLANPDVLNH